From the genome of Nitrosopumilus sp., one region includes:
- a CDS encoding succinate dehydrogenase: protein MTQDEHKEGIKGMVNPRRYGIERVAYLLMRLSGLGLLAYFIGHIYETSNILRGQVGWDEFMELISGTEGHIVMSVVIGMCVFHTVNGVRVMLGHGGIGVGKPARPDYPYDPASQNYRHKIGIYSAIVLAAFAMMYGLAVMFGE, encoded by the coding sequence ATGACCCAAGATGAACACAAAGAAGGCATTAAAGGAATGGTCAACCCTCGTCGATATGGGATTGAACGAGTTGCATATTTGTTAATGCGATTAAGTGGACTTGGCTTGTTGGCATATTTTATCGGTCATATTTATGAGACTAGTAATATTTTGAGGGGGCAAGTTGGCTGGGATGAATTCATGGAACTCATTTCAGGTACTGAAGGGCACATCGTTATGTCTGTTGTAATTGGAATGTGTGTTTTTCATACTGTAAACGGAGTTCGAGTGATGTTGGGACATGGGGGTATAGGCGTAGGAAAGCCCGCAAGACCTGATTATCCATATGATCCAGCATCTCAGAACTATAGGCATAAAATAGGAATTTATTCTGCAATAGTACTTGCAGCATTTGCAATGATGTACGGTTTAGCGGTAATGTTTGGTGAATAA
- a CDS encoding succinate dehydrogenase: MRESTIMKIHYGTALAAVALVAVHILMRLTMNYAESLEYENVLANYKFVPYAIMLELILILLSVHGFNGLRVILLELKQGRMYEKAVSYGCLAAMIGLIAYGSRTIIMTNMGMV; the protein is encoded by the coding sequence ATGAGAGAAAGTACAATAATGAAAATCCACTATGGGACTGCTTTGGCAGCCGTAGCCTTGGTTGCAGTTCACATTCTGATGCGTCTGACAATGAACTATGCCGAATCTCTAGAATATGAGAACGTGCTTGCAAATTACAAGTTTGTTCCATATGCCATAATGTTAGAATTAATTTTGATTCTACTTTCGGTTCACGGATTCAACGGTCTTAGAGTAATTTTACTTGAATTAAAACAAGGAAGAATGTATGAAAAAGCTGTTTCATACGGTTGTCTTGCAGCAATGATTGGATTAATAGCCTATGGCTCAAGAACAATTATTATGACTAACATGGGGATGGTATAG
- the sdhB gene encoding succinate dehydrogenase iron-sulfur subunit: protein MAQVSSMSNGQSSTSKSITLKISRFNPEHDESSRFMEFNVNYEKWTTVLEAILDVKKHFDHSVAVRYSCRQATCGSCGMIINGKPKLACFTKISELDSNVVTVEPMNNFPVIRDLAVKFEKLFESHQKIKPYLIRDDTELVTDKKEFLQTPEEVEQYIQFANCIKCGLCNSACPTMATDSSFVGPQALAQAYRYVADSRDKGKDSRLKIIDDSHGIWRCHFAGSCSQVCPKGVDPAMGIQLLRGYMLGFRD from the coding sequence ATGGCACAGGTTTCTAGCATGTCCAATGGACAATCTTCTACATCAAAGTCTATCACTCTTAAAATTTCAAGATTTAATCCTGAACATGACGAGTCAAGTCGGTTCATGGAATTCAATGTAAATTATGAAAAGTGGACAACTGTTTTAGAGGCAATTCTTGATGTGAAAAAACATTTTGATCATTCGGTTGCTGTTCGTTATTCTTGTAGACAAGCTACGTGTGGTTCGTGTGGAATGATTATCAATGGAAAGCCTAAATTGGCATGTTTTACTAAAATCAGCGAATTAGATTCTAACGTTGTGACTGTTGAACCTATGAACAATTTCCCAGTTATTCGTGATTTGGCTGTGAAGTTTGAAAAGCTGTTTGAATCTCATCAAAAAATTAAACCGTATCTGATTCGTGATGATACTGAACTGGTAACTGACAAAAAAGAATTTTTGCAAACTCCTGAAGAGGTAGAGCAATACATCCAGTTTGCGAACTGCATAAAATGTGGTTTGTGCAACTCTGCATGTCCTACGATGGCAACTGATTCATCTTTTGTCGGACCTCAAGCATTAGCCCAGGCATATAGATATGTTGCTGATAGTAGGGATAAAGGAAAAGATTCTAGACTAAAAATTATTGATGATTCCCACGGAATTTGGAGATGTCACTTTGCTGGTTCTTGTAGTCAGGTATGTCCAAAAGGCGTTGATCCTGCAATGGGAATTCAACTACTTAGAGGATATATGCTAGGTTTTAGAGACTAA
- a CDS encoding DUF59 domain-containing protein, with protein sequence MSQDIKLMRVKIFDELSKIVDPEINTSIVELELIDEVDINDSNVKVDLHLTSPFCPAVFGFKICQDVHDNLLKVDGVKDVKVNVSNHFMAEQINNQVNNSPNPKKLG encoded by the coding sequence ATGAGCCAAGATATCAAACTAATGCGAGTAAAAATATTTGATGAATTATCAAAGATTGTAGATCCAGAAATCAACACATCAATTGTAGAACTAGAATTAATTGATGAGGTAGACATCAACGACAGCAATGTCAAAGTAGATTTGCATCTCACCAGTCCATTTTGTCCGGCAGTTTTCGGTTTTAAGATTTGTCAAGACGTTCACGACAATCTTTTGAAAGTAGACGGAGTAAAAGATGTGAAAGTAAATGTTTCAAATCACTTCATGGCAGAACAGATCAACAATCAAGTAAACAACAGTCCGAATCCAAAAAAACTAGGTTAG